In one window of Candidatus Scalindua sp. DNA:
- a CDS encoding 4Fe-4S ferredoxin: MSDCCPGSKTMDFSEKTDQGDGETGQRHSQLRQWPIQLHLVSPQAPYFQEKDVILVADCVPFALADFHKDYLKGKSIAIGCPKLDSDQEVYVEKIKTLIDDSKINTLTVQIMQVPCCSGLVQVAKAGADKATRKIPIKQVVVGLEGDILSEDWI; the protein is encoded by the coding sequence ATGAGTGATTGTTGCCCAGGATCAAAAACAATGGATTTTAGTGAAAAGACCGATCAAGGAGATGGCGAAACAGGTCAACGCCATTCGCAACTCAGGCAGTGGCCGATACAGTTGCATCTGGTTTCTCCTCAGGCACCATACTTTCAAGAGAAAGATGTTATACTGGTAGCTGATTGTGTCCCTTTTGCTTTGGCTGATTTCCATAAAGACTATCTTAAAGGAAAAAGTATAGCTATCGGGTGTCCTAAGCTCGATTCAGATCAGGAAGTTTATGTAGAAAAGATAAAAACCCTCATTGATGACTCTAAGATCAATACCTTAACGGTTCAAATTATGCAGGTGCCTTGCTGTTCTGGTCTGGTGCAGGTTGCAAAAGCCGGAGCTGACAAAGCAACTCGAAAGATACCAATCAAACAGGTCGTTGTTGGTCTTGAAGGTGACATCTTATCTGAAGATTGGATCTGA
- the leuS gene encoding leucine--tRNA ligase, whose amino-acid sequence MGDNEYNFREIEKKWQEYWRDCGLFRVDTDDADHEEKEKFYCLVMFPYPSGTLHVGHGRNYIIGDVVTRYKIMKGYRVLSPIGWDAFGLPAENAAIQKQIHPSIHTKDNIKKMKLQLERWGVGYDWDREITSCNPDYYKWTQWIFLKLFKNNLAYKKKASVNWCPSCSTVLANEQVVEGLCERCDSPVTQRDLEQWFFKISTYAQRLLDDLDTLDHWPEKVKTMQANWIGRSEGARIDFTLQESDETISCFTTRPDTIYGVTFMSLAAEHPIITELVKGADNEESVLQFVIRIKNQSFVERTAEGTEKEGVFTGRYVTNPVNGVKVPLWVANYALMEYGTGAVMGVPAHDQRDYDFARKYDLPVMRVIEPSDSGRRQQIEKMNEAYVDDGTQVNSGHFDGMHNRDAIPEIIKFLEEKGIGKGSINYRLRDWLISRQRYWGTPIPIVYCGNCGIIPVAEEDLPVLLPENVEFRKNGQNPLADVDNFVNTTCPNCKGKAKRETDTMDTFVDSSWYYLRYLSANDGTQAFDSEVVNKWLPVDQYIGGIEHAILHLLYSRFITKVLSDLGLLGFHEPFKNLFTQGMIVKDGAKMSKSKGNVVSPDFIIEKYGTDTQRLYTLFMAPPQRDAEWNDRGIIGAFRFLNKLWKNIVALRSDLKDTPKREIAYDLFSKETKELYRQVNITIKKVTEDIEESWHFNTAVASIMELLTNVTNFREGQGDRKVEDEKGINDFNVVRYAFETIVKILAPFVPHICEELWVICGNNPGIFSVPWPFYNTDVLEAQQIEMAIQINGKVRSRVTVDSGISEDVLKTRIMKDERICELLDGKKVLKIIIVPRKIVNIVAR is encoded by the coding sequence ATGGGTGATAACGAATACAATTTCAGAGAAATAGAGAAAAAATGGCAAGAATACTGGAGGGATTGCGGCCTGTTCCGGGTAGATACCGATGATGCCGATCACGAGGAAAAAGAGAAGTTTTACTGTCTCGTGATGTTTCCCTACCCTTCTGGAACTCTGCATGTGGGACATGGGAGAAATTATATCATTGGTGACGTGGTAACTCGTTACAAGATTATGAAGGGCTACAGAGTATTATCACCTATCGGTTGGGATGCATTTGGTCTGCCGGCTGAAAATGCAGCGATTCAGAAACAGATCCATCCCTCCATTCACACAAAAGATAATATAAAAAAAATGAAATTACAGCTTGAAAGATGGGGTGTCGGATATGATTGGGACCGAGAGATCACCTCATGTAACCCCGACTATTACAAATGGACACAATGGATATTCCTGAAACTCTTCAAAAACAATCTTGCATACAAGAAGAAGGCATCGGTAAACTGGTGTCCTTCGTGTTCTACGGTACTTGCAAATGAGCAGGTAGTCGAAGGTCTCTGTGAGAGATGTGATTCACCGGTAACACAGAGGGATTTAGAGCAGTGGTTTTTTAAGATTAGCACCTATGCTCAGAGATTGCTCGATGACCTCGATACACTTGACCACTGGCCGGAAAAGGTCAAGACAATGCAGGCGAATTGGATTGGCAGGAGTGAAGGAGCAAGAATTGACTTTACATTGCAGGAAAGCGATGAAACAATCTCCTGCTTTACGACAAGACCTGATACCATTTATGGGGTTACGTTCATGTCACTTGCAGCGGAACATCCAATAATTACCGAATTAGTGAAAGGTGCGGATAACGAAGAATCCGTGCTGCAGTTTGTAATCCGGATTAAGAATCAGAGCTTTGTGGAAAGAACAGCGGAAGGAACAGAGAAAGAAGGTGTTTTTACCGGAAGATATGTAACGAATCCTGTAAATGGCGTTAAAGTACCTTTATGGGTTGCAAATTACGCATTAATGGAATACGGTACGGGAGCTGTCATGGGGGTACCGGCGCATGATCAGCGTGATTATGATTTTGCAAGAAAATATGATCTGCCCGTGATGAGAGTCATTGAACCTTCAGATAGCGGCCGGAGACAGCAAATCGAAAAAATGAATGAAGCCTACGTGGATGATGGAACACAGGTCAATTCTGGCCACTTTGATGGTATGCACAATAGAGATGCAATACCGGAAATCATCAAGTTTCTTGAAGAGAAAGGAATTGGAAAAGGTAGTATTAATTATCGATTAAGAGACTGGCTGATCTCAAGACAAAGATATTGGGGTACCCCTATCCCCATTGTGTACTGCGGGAATTGTGGTATCATCCCCGTAGCAGAGGAAGATCTCCCCGTACTATTACCAGAGAACGTGGAGTTCAGGAAAAATGGACAGAACCCTCTTGCTGATGTTGATAACTTTGTTAATACGACATGTCCCAATTGTAAAGGCAAAGCAAAACGGGAAACTGACACTATGGACACTTTTGTAGATTCCAGCTGGTATTATTTACGGTATCTATCAGCCAACGATGGAACTCAGGCATTTGATTCTGAAGTAGTCAATAAATGGCTTCCTGTTGATCAATACATTGGTGGTATTGAACATGCCATTTTGCATCTGCTCTATTCACGCTTTATCACCAAGGTTTTATCTGACCTTGGTCTTCTGGGCTTTCATGAGCCGTTCAAGAACCTTTTTACCCAGGGTATGATTGTGAAAGATGGAGCTAAAATGTCTAAGTCAAAGGGGAACGTGGTAAGCCCTGACTTTATTATCGAAAAATATGGAACTGACACTCAACGGCTCTACACCTTATTTATGGCGCCACCACAAAGAGATGCAGAATGGAATGATAGAGGCATCATAGGGGCATTCCGTTTCTTAAACAAACTATGGAAAAATATTGTTGCACTGAGGAGTGATCTCAAGGATACCCCCAAGAGAGAGATAGCATACGATCTGTTTTCAAAAGAGACTAAAGAACTTTATAGGCAGGTAAACATAACAATTAAAAAGGTTACGGAGGATATTGAAGAATCATGGCATTTTAATACTGCCGTGGCCTCCATCATGGAACTGCTCACTAACGTAACAAATTTCAGAGAAGGACAGGGCGATAGAAAAGTCGAGGATGAAAAAGGTATCAATGATTTTAACGTTGTGAGATATGCATTTGAAACAATAGTAAAGATCCTCGCACCTTTTGTTCCTCACATCTGTGAAGAGCTCTGGGTTATTTGCGGGAACAACCCGGGCATATTTTCAGTCCCATGGCCTTTCTACAATACGGACGTTCTTGAAGCCCAACAGATAGAGATGGCTATTCAGATAAACGGTAAGGTACGAAGCAGAGTAACCGTAGATTCTGGAATAAGCGAAGATGTTTTGAAGACACGTATTATGAAAGATGAACGGATATGCGAACTGCTCGACGGAAAAAAGGTACTCAAAATTATAATCGTACCGAGAAAGATCGTTAATATTGTGGCAAGGTAA
- the xerC gene encoding tyrosine recombinase XerC, with amino-acid sequence MIEPFIIEFIRKLEHEKSSSVHTLRAYEKDLSQFDSFLMEEKSEGLRQVNHLMLRKYLAVLRKYNYSKTTVARKLAALRSFFKFLNYEGMLDSNPIETLRIPKQSKKLPNFLAIHDVDILINTPDTSNPMGLRDKAILETLYSTGMRVSELVKLNEEDIDLSGGMVKVQGKGKKERLVPIGGYAVKAIQEYLRTKKKKRSYQSTPLFLNKYGDRLTSRSIGRSLDKYVKVSGVNSGTSPHTLRHSFATHLLDKGADLRSVQELLGHSNLSTTQIYTHITTERLKQVYEKAHPRA; translated from the coding sequence ATGATTGAACCGTTTATAATAGAGTTTATCAGAAAACTTGAACATGAAAAGAGCTCTTCCGTACATACGTTACGGGCGTATGAAAAAGATCTTTCCCAGTTTGATTCTTTCTTAATGGAAGAAAAAAGTGAGGGATTAAGACAGGTTAATCATCTTATGTTGAGGAAATATCTTGCCGTTTTAAGGAAGTACAACTATTCAAAAACCACAGTTGCCAGGAAGTTGGCAGCCTTGCGCTCATTTTTTAAGTTCCTCAACTACGAGGGCATGCTTGACTCAAATCCTATTGAAACATTGCGTATCCCTAAGCAGTCAAAAAAATTACCGAATTTTTTAGCCATACATGATGTGGATATCCTGATAAACACGCCGGATACATCAAATCCAATGGGGCTAAGGGACAAGGCTATCCTGGAGACGTTGTATAGCACAGGCATGAGGGTAAGTGAATTAGTGAAGCTGAACGAAGAGGATATTGATCTCTCAGGTGGCATGGTAAAAGTACAGGGAAAGGGAAAGAAGGAGAGATTGGTGCCTATTGGTGGTTATGCCGTCAAGGCTATACAGGAGTATCTCCGAACAAAGAAGAAAAAAAGATCGTATCAAAGCACACCATTGTTTCTCAACAAATATGGAGATCGTCTTACATCGAGGAGTATAGGTCGTTCCCTTGATAAATATGTTAAGGTCTCAGGAGTAAACTCAGGTACCTCTCCCCATACATTGCGACATAGTTTCGCAACGCATCTTTTAGATAAGGGCGCAGATCTCCGTTCAGTTCAGGAGTTACTCGGCCACTCCAATCTTTCTACAACCCAGATTTATACTCATATAACGACGGAACGTTTAAAGCAGGTTTACGAAAAGGCCCATCCACGAGCATGA
- a CDS encoding NYN domain-containing protein: MNVIIDGYNMLFGVPELVAQIDRCDMETLRNRLISLLEQYKEKRRHDLTVVFDGNVGASSRTSVSGIDVVFPRTGLDADEEIKRMVSNSGNPRQITVVTGDRNIRQFVKRCGSKVIGPVEFFKAVQMKIDRFSQAGHESTHKMRDGKEPMSKIMGPSKTESQYWLKVFTETKGKDVDD; encoded by the coding sequence ATGAATGTAATAATTGATGGCTATAATATGCTATTTGGCGTTCCAGAGCTGGTCGCACAGATTGATAGATGTGATATGGAGACATTACGGAACCGGCTTATTTCGCTCCTGGAACAATATAAGGAAAAAAGAAGGCATGATCTAACGGTCGTGTTTGATGGGAATGTCGGCGCATCATCCAGAACAAGTGTTTCCGGAATTGATGTTGTTTTCCCCAGAACCGGTCTCGATGCTGATGAAGAGATAAAGCGCATGGTAAGTAACAGCGGGAATCCCAGACAAATAACTGTAGTTACCGGCGACAGAAACATAAGACAATTTGTGAAGAGATGCGGCAGTAAGGTTATTGGACCAGTAGAGTTTTTTAAGGCAGTTCAAATGAAAATTGATCGATTCTCTCAGGCGGGACACGAAAGTACTCATAAAATGCGGGATGGCAAAGAACCTATGAGTAAAATCATGGGGCCCTCAAAGACCGAATCTCAATATTGGCTGAAGGTGTTTACTGAAACAAAAGGAAAAGACGTAGATGATTGA
- a CDS encoding dihydroorotase yields the protein MNHILLKGGHVVDPANDIDSVSDVLISDGKISALSPSIKPDLNGMEVIDLSGKFVVPGLIDCHVHLREPGYENKETIETGSRSAAMGGFTSIICEPNTNPPIDTVTAVEDLAGRLRERGLVNIFIKACITNGSRGETITDMEKLSSHSRVVAFSDDGNPVLRKEVMVRALHRAAAIHKPVSPHCEDSGFLSVQDVPNEVLGFVPGNIFQNESNFVRRDINCVGATGCHLHFSHISLKESLDYITPQKGKGNITCEATPHHLLLDRNYRDINGAPPVVNPPLRSYNDVQAMKKGLSAGVIDVIASDHAPHTLADKKLGAPGIIGLETTVGVVITELVRPGIISLKDAVLKMSTNPAKIFKIPGGGLSPGMDADVTIIDMEKEWEVDANDFQSKSRNCPFDGWKLRGKAIMTIVAGRIVMRDGKIVV from the coding sequence ATGAATCATATCTTATTAAAGGGAGGACACGTTGTTGATCCAGCAAACGACATAGACTCCGTTTCGGATGTTCTCATATCAGACGGTAAAATCTCTGCTTTGTCTCCCTCCATTAAGCCGGACTTGAACGGAATGGAAGTAATTGATCTGTCCGGGAAGTTTGTGGTACCTGGCCTCATTGATTGTCACGTTCATCTCAGGGAACCTGGATATGAAAACAAAGAGACAATAGAAACAGGTTCCCGATCGGCGGCTATGGGTGGATTTACCTCGATTATATGCGAACCAAATACAAACCCTCCGATAGATACTGTTACGGCTGTTGAAGACCTTGCGGGAAGGCTGAGAGAGAGAGGCCTGGTGAACATTTTTATAAAAGCTTGTATCACGAACGGGTCAAGAGGTGAAACTATAACTGATATGGAGAAACTCAGCAGCCATAGCCGGGTTGTGGCATTCTCAGATGACGGAAATCCAGTGTTAAGAAAAGAGGTAATGGTGAGGGCCTTGCACAGAGCGGCAGCAATTCATAAACCCGTGAGCCCTCATTGTGAAGATTCCGGTTTCCTGTCAGTGCAAGACGTCCCGAATGAAGTGCTGGGGTTTGTTCCAGGAAACATTTTTCAGAACGAGTCTAATTTTGTCAGACGGGACATCAATTGTGTCGGGGCTACCGGTTGCCATTTACATTTCTCCCATATCAGTCTTAAGGAATCTTTAGATTATATTACCCCACAGAAGGGAAAGGGGAATATTACCTGTGAGGCTACCCCGCACCACCTCCTGCTTGATAGAAATTATAGAGACATCAATGGTGCACCACCTGTTGTAAATCCGCCGCTTCGTTCTTATAACGACGTGCAGGCCATGAAGAAAGGACTGAGTGCAGGTGTCATAGACGTAATTGCATCTGACCACGCTCCCCACACCCTGGCTGATAAGAAGTTGGGTGCTCCTGGTATCATTGGCCTGGAAACAACAGTAGGAGTAGTAATTACTGAACTCGTAAGACCGGGCATAATTTCCCTGAAAGATGCTGTCTTGAAGATGTCGACAAACCCGGCAAAGATATTTAAGATACCTGGGGGAGGTTTATCTCCGGGCATGGATGCAGATGTTACTATTATCGATATGGAAAAGGAGTGGGAGGTGGATGCAAATGATTTCCAATCAAAGTCAAGGAATTGCCCATTTGATGGATGGAAATTGAGAGGAAAAGCGATAATGACCATAGTAGCAGGCAGAATAGTGATGAGAGACGGTAAAATAGTTGTTTAA
- a CDS encoding endonuclease III domain-containing protein: MDKQKLLLTMYNRLFKSFGRQYWWPGETDFEVVIGAILTQNTNWGNVKKAIRNLKDAQVFTPQKLYEIDRDRLADLIRPSGYFNVKARRVKNFIEWLFLHYCGSLSKMFLQDFVDLRTQLLSVNGIGRETADSILLYAAQQPTFVVDAYTKRVLVRHGLISEDFDYETIKAFFEDNLPRDVALYNEYHALLVRVGNNFCKPKMQCDECPLKDI, translated from the coding sequence ATGGACAAGCAAAAGTTGCTCCTTACCATGTACAATCGATTGTTTAAATCGTTTGGCAGACAATACTGGTGGCCTGGAGAGACTGATTTTGAAGTGGTAATTGGCGCAATCCTTACACAAAATACAAATTGGGGTAATGTAAAAAAGGCAATCAGGAACCTGAAAGATGCACAAGTTTTTACACCTCAAAAATTATATGAAATTGATAGAGACCGGCTGGCAGATCTTATCAGGCCGTCAGGGTATTTTAATGTCAAGGCCAGGAGGGTAAAAAATTTTATCGAGTGGCTCTTCTTACACTATTGTGGCAGTTTATCAAAAATGTTCCTGCAGGACTTTGTTGACTTACGCACACAGCTCCTTTCCGTAAATGGTATCGGGAGAGAGACAGCAGATTCGATACTCCTCTATGCAGCTCAACAACCTACGTTTGTCGTTGATGCTTATACGAAAAGAGTCCTTGTCCGACACGGCTTAATCTCTGAAGATTTTGATTATGAAACTATTAAGGCTTTTTTTGAAGACAACCTGCCAAGAGATGTGGCTCTTTACAATGAGTACCACGCACTTCTGGTGAGGGTTGGTAACAATTTCTGCAAACCTAAGATGCAGTGTGATGAGTGTCCGCTAAAAGACATTTAA
- a CDS encoding HDOD domain-containing protein, giving the protein MISNNDEKSDISHNKLLKGLSDNEIFEVCALGKHRYYKPGDTLFKEGDSDQTVYLILQGEIKLMQTLNEKEKDIAVLQKDDGLGDTAFVKDSKRIVTAVALKSSNVMIIDQLSKDMLSPEIQLRIYNNFNQMASERIGGSIHRDTKLIDQIQYIGSRIKFFIHTHSEEYKNSGLIRDILENIQSLPVYSSNLFLLLQSDNASASEVVEQAKLDPSLVGVILKTINSAYYGLRCKISDVQHAITYLGFNQVYQLVVDHGVKSTMPDTPEFQELQCHSNVVSFFSFELARLCSKNKPLMHNTIGLLHDIGKSVILLLKKQHQKLAILIDLLDHARIGSLLLEKWNLPDIVYRSVEYQCFPEFFPPSEVPEEIREYVAVLYISHICYEYAKGSKKKELPTAFLDEYVTFLNFPEKSFLPLFKNHIMPSVYKKMNACPENVRKFLMESKGKIIAPESVSNVCGGIGNIF; this is encoded by the coding sequence ATGATTTCTAATAACGATGAAAAAAGTGATATTTCTCACAACAAACTTCTCAAAGGACTCAGCGATAATGAGATTTTTGAAGTATGCGCTTTAGGGAAACACAGATATTACAAACCAGGAGACACTCTTTTCAAAGAAGGAGATTCCGACCAGACTGTTTATCTCATTCTGCAGGGAGAAATAAAATTAATGCAGACCTTAAATGAGAAAGAAAAAGATATAGCAGTACTTCAAAAAGATGACGGCCTGGGAGATACTGCTTTTGTCAAGGACTCTAAAAGGATAGTTACAGCTGTTGCGCTGAAGTCTTCGAATGTCATGATTATTGACCAGTTAAGTAAAGATATGTTATCACCGGAAATTCAGCTGCGCATTTATAATAATTTTAACCAGATGGCTTCCGAACGTATTGGAGGTTCAATTCATCGGGACACCAAATTAATAGACCAGATTCAATACATAGGGTCCAGAATCAAATTTTTTATCCATACTCACAGTGAAGAATACAAAAATTCTGGGTTAATCAGGGATATTTTGGAAAATATTCAGAGTCTGCCGGTTTACTCGAGTAACTTATTTTTGTTGCTGCAAAGTGACAACGCATCAGCAAGTGAAGTAGTTGAACAAGCCAAGTTAGACCCTTCTCTGGTCGGCGTAATACTAAAAACCATAAACTCTGCTTATTATGGTCTTCGATGCAAGATTTCAGATGTTCAGCATGCAATCACCTATCTGGGGTTCAATCAAGTCTATCAGTTGGTTGTTGATCACGGAGTAAAAAGTACCATGCCGGATACTCCTGAATTTCAGGAGCTGCAATGTCATTCTAATGTTGTATCTTTTTTCTCATTTGAGCTGGCCAGATTATGCAGCAAAAACAAACCTTTGATGCATAACACAATTGGATTATTACATGATATTGGAAAAAGTGTCATTCTTTTGTTGAAGAAACAGCATCAAAAACTGGCAATCCTCATTGATCTGCTGGATCATGCCCGTATCGGTTCTCTGTTACTGGAAAAATGGAATCTTCCTGATATCGTTTACAGGAGTGTAGAGTATCAGTGCTTCCCTGAATTTTTCCCGCCTTCTGAAGTTCCGGAAGAGATTAGAGAATATGTGGCAGTGCTCTATATTTCCCATATATGCTACGAGTATGCAAAGGGTTCTAAGAAAAAAGAGCTTCCGACAGCATTTCTTGATGAATATGTTACATTTCTGAATTTCCCTGAAAAGTCTTTTTTACCGTTATTTAAGAATCATATTATGCCGTCAGTATATAAGAAAATGAATGCCTGCCCTGAAAATGTTCGGAAATTTTTGATGGAAAGCAAGGGTAAGATTATAGCTCCTGAGTCTGTATCGAATGTCTGTGGAGGCATAGGCAACATTTTTTAG
- the purE gene encoding 5-(carboxyamino)imidazole ribonucleotide mutase produces MNKTLVGIIMGSDSDLDVMKEAAQILNKFEIGFEINIISAHRTPDLAHEYAVNSVSRGLEVIIAGAGGAAHLAGVIAASTPLPVIGVPMQTHSLGGMDSLLSTAQMPSGIPVATMAIGKAGATNAAILAAQILGIKFPETRNKVLAYKNELAEKVMEKNRKLQRDT; encoded by the coding sequence ATGAACAAAACACTGGTAGGAATAATAATGGGTAGTGATTCTGATTTAGATGTGATGAAAGAGGCTGCTCAGATATTGAATAAGTTTGAGATAGGGTTTGAGATAAACATCATTTCAGCCCATCGCACACCAGATTTGGCACATGAATATGCCGTCAATTCAGTCAGCAGAGGATTGGAAGTGATAATTGCCGGAGCTGGAGGAGCCGCCCACCTGGCAGGAGTGATTGCAGCATCAACACCTCTTCCAGTGATTGGTGTTCCCATGCAGACGCATAGTCTGGGAGGAATGGATTCTCTTCTTTCAACAGCTCAAATGCCATCTGGAATACCTGTTGCCACAATGGCCATTGGTAAAGCTGGGGCTACAAATGCAGCTATTCTGGCGGCACAGATCCTGGGTATTAAATTCCCAGAAACGAGAAATAAAGTGCTCGCATACAAAAATGAACTAGCTGAAAAGGTTATGGAAAAGAATAGAAAATTACAGAGGGATACCTGA
- a CDS encoding glycosyltransferase family 2 protein yields the protein MDRARVSACVMTFNNDEQIEDCLKSVTWADETVVVDSFSTDKTVDICQKYTNRVYQRKWPGFKDQSNYTMSLARYEWILFMDADERITPDLYREIQSHLNDASSGWNGFYFPRKTFYLGKWINHGDWYPAYDLRLYRKDKGCWIREPHAKIKLDGKAKYLKNDMLHFSYKNLSGQLSTIDKYTDMSANEMEKMGTGFVTLQLVFRPLFRFIKGYFLKRGFMDGLPGFVAAMTTSFYVFMKYAKLSELRTKKSEG from the coding sequence ATGGATAGAGCCAGGGTGTCAGCATGTGTTATGACATTCAATAATGATGAACAGATTGAAGATTGTCTTAAGAGTGTTACGTGGGCGGATGAAACGGTTGTCGTAGACTCGTTCAGTACTGATAAAACCGTTGATATCTGTCAAAAGTATACGAATCGGGTCTACCAGAGAAAATGGCCGGGATTCAAAGACCAGTCAAATTATACCATGAGTCTTGCCCGGTATGAATGGATTCTCTTTATGGATGCTGATGAGAGGATAACACCGGATCTCTACCGTGAGATACAATCACATCTTAATGACGCTTCTTCTGGTTGGAATGGTTTTTATTTTCCCAGGAAAACATTCTATCTTGGAAAATGGATCAATCACGGTGATTGGTACCCTGCATATGACCTCCGTTTGTACCGGAAAGATAAGGGCTGCTGGATAAGAGAACCTCATGCGAAGATTAAATTAGATGGAAAGGCTAAATATTTAAAGAACGATATGCTGCACTTCTCTTATAAGAACCTTTCTGGTCAACTCAGTACTATTGATAAATATACCGACATGAGTGCCAATGAGATGGAAAAGATGGGTACGGGTTTTGTTACGCTTCAACTTGTTTTCAGACCTCTCTTTCGATTCATCAAGGGGTATTTCCTTAAACGTGGTTTTATGGATGGATTACCCGGTTTTGTTGCGGCAATGACAACCTCATTCTATGTCTTTATGAAATATGCAAAATTAAGTGAACTGAGAACAAAAAAAAGCGAGGGTTAA
- the serA gene encoding phosphoglycerate dehydrogenase — protein sequence MKVLISDKLAQEGIDILNAEDNLQVTYKTGLKPEELKNEIREAEALIIRSATQVTKEILAHATKLKIIGRAGIGVDNVDCNAATERGIIIVNTPSGNATTTAEHTIAMLMALSRHIPQADKSMHQGDWEKSKFTGTEITDKVLGIFGFGNIGKIVADRAKGLRMRVLVSDPFLSPQIAAKNGVELVDLDQLCKRSDYVSVHVPLNDSTRNLINTKAIASMKKGVRILNCARGGIINEAALVEGLNSGKIAGAAIDVFEEEPPRKDNPLLHHDRVICTPHLGASTNEAQLNVAIQVAEQIRDFAKTGEIRNGVNFPSVSSEVLKVLKPYLTLCGKLGTFQGQIYQSSREKIKKLTISYTGSVTDYDVAVLTSTMVHAFLFPILDTTVNYVNALSLAESKGIEVEEKHIRQAQDYANQITFTVHGEEKTSLIAGTLFGNENHRFTRFNDFYLEVVPDGYLLVIHNNDRPGVVGKIGSVLGNRSINISRMHLTLGNSQIRGQNSSNPKEAVIFINIDQPTGTEVIEELRQLNDVISVYQIALN from the coding sequence TTGAAAGTACTCATATCAGACAAATTGGCTCAGGAAGGCATTGATATACTTAATGCTGAAGATAACTTACAGGTTACCTATAAAACTGGTCTTAAACCAGAGGAATTAAAAAATGAGATCCGTGAGGCTGAAGCCTTGATCATAAGATCTGCGACTCAGGTTACAAAGGAGATTCTTGCCCACGCAACAAAACTCAAGATTATCGGAAGAGCGGGAATCGGTGTTGATAATGTTGATTGCAATGCCGCAACAGAACGCGGTATTATCATTGTTAACACACCCAGCGGTAATGCCACAACAACTGCCGAACATACCATTGCCATGCTTATGGCATTATCCCGTCATATTCCTCAGGCCGATAAGAGTATGCACCAGGGAGACTGGGAAAAATCTAAATTTACCGGTACGGAAATTACCGATAAGGTATTGGGGATTTTTGGATTTGGAAATATTGGAAAGATTGTTGCCGATCGTGCGAAGGGTCTCAGAATGCGTGTCCTGGTCAGTGACCCCTTTTTGAGTCCTCAGATTGCAGCAAAAAATGGTGTAGAGCTCGTTGACCTTGACCAGCTTTGTAAACGCTCAGACTATGTTTCTGTCCATGTCCCCCTGAATGATTCAACCCGTAACTTGATTAATACAAAGGCTATTGCGTCAATGAAGAAAGGGGTTCGCATTCTCAATTGTGCACGAGGTGGTATCATAAATGAAGCCGCACTGGTTGAGGGCTTGAATTCAGGCAAGATTGCAGGTGCAGCTATTGATGTTTTTGAAGAGGAACCGCCCAGGAAAGATAATCCCCTTTTACATCATGACCGTGTCATTTGCACGCCCCATCTGGGAGCTTCCACTAATGAAGCACAACTCAACGTTGCAATACAGGTAGCAGAGCAGATCAGGGATTTTGCCAAAACCGGAGAAATTAGAAATGGGGTGAATTTCCCTTCCGTTAGTTCTGAAGTACTCAAGGTCTTAAAGCCGTACCTGACGCTTTGCGGCAAACTGGGTACGTTTCAGGGACAGATTTATCAATCAAGCAGGGAAAAAATAAAAAAGCTGACTATCAGCTATACCGGTTCAGTAACTGATTATGATGTTGCTGTTCTGACCTCAACGATGGTACATGCATTTTTGTTTCCAATTCTCGATACAACGGTCAACTATGTGAACGCGCTCAGCCTGGCGGAATCAAAAGGGATCGAGGTTGAAGAAAAACATATTCGTCAGGCGCAGGATTACGCTAATCAGATAACGTTTACGGTTCATGGTGAAGAAAAAACAAGTCTTATTGCAGGAACTTTATTTGGAAATGAAAATCATCGATTTACTCGGTTTAATGATTTCTATTTAGAAGTTGTGCCTGATGGATATCTTCTGGTAATCCATAACAATGATCGACCAGGTGTCGTTGGGAAAATCGGTTCTGTCCTTGGTAATCGCTCAATAAATATTTCACGTATGCATTTAACACTGGGCAATTCTCAAATACGAGGACAAAATTCATCCAATCCCAAAGAGGCCGTAATATTTATTAATATTGACCAGCCCACCGGAACAGAGGTCATTGAAGAACTCAGGCAGTTAAATGATGTTATTTCGGTGTATCAGATTGCCCTGAATTAA